The following proteins are encoded in a genomic region of Ostrinia nubilalis chromosome 1, ilOstNubi1.1, whole genome shotgun sequence:
- the LOC135075608 gene encoding keratin-associated protein 5-3-like, producing the protein MSRMCRFIITPVCKSGLAYCEGSILTRFSKGVPYKQLKVCYSSKTCGSGSSDKSSSQSSGSSTGKSGGEGGDPCRPCEPCKPCEPCKPCGPCMPCEPCKPCGPCGPCEPCKPCEPCGPCGPCGPCGPCGPCGPCGPCEPCGPCGPCGPCGPCGPCDWSCSPCPPPDKSDKSDKSDNNPSSPTVYDQRKYGHCLPKNDVGMCFEPLPHIPTGVFRNTDCEVLGLGAGKCCMYKNPEYFSFHHMSYYDMHLIMRCYRKPSPKTGRKP; encoded by the exons ATGTCGCGTATGTGCAGATTTATCATAACGCCTGTGTGCAAATCGGGCCTAGCATATTGTGAAGGTAGCATTTTAACGCGCTTTTCAAAAGGCGTTCCTTATAAGCAATTAAAAGTGTGTTATTCTTCAAAAACTTGTGGTTCTGGAAGCTCCGATAAGTCAAGTTCTCAAAGTTCTGGTTCAAGCACTGGTAAATCGGGGGGCGAAGGTGGTGACCCTTGTAGGCCTTGTGAGCCTTGTAAGCCTTGTGAGCCTTGTAAGCCTTGCGGGCCTTGTATGCCTTGTGAGCCTTGTAAGCCTTGCGGGCCTTGTGGGCCTTGTGAGCCTTGTAAGCCTTGTGAACCTTGTGGGCCTTGTGGACCATGCGGACCATGCGGACCATGCGGACCGTGCGGACCATGCGGACCATGTGAACCATGTGGACCATGTGGGCCATGTGGGCCTTGCGGACCTTGTGGACCTTGTGACTGGAGTTGCAGCCCTTGCCCTCCGCCTGACAAATCTGACAAATCTGATAAATCTGATAACAATCCATCGAGTCCTACAGTATACGAT caACGCAAGTATGGCCATTGTCTACCAAAAAACGACGTAGGCATGTGTTTTGAACCATTACCACACATACCGACTGGGGTTTTCAGAAATACTGATTGCGAA GTTCTCGGCCTCGGCGCTGGCAAGTGCTGCATGTACAAAAATCCCGAATACTTCTCATTCCACCACATGTCGTACTACGACATGCACCTCATCATGCGATGCTACCGCAAGCCGAGCCCCAAAACTGGGAGAAAACCTTAA